The Streptomyces rimosus genomic interval GGCGGTCGGGCAACTGGAGGACGGACGCGGCGAGGTCGAGAACCAGTACGCGCGCGCCGTACGCCGTACCGGGAACACCGTCGCCCGGCATACCGTCGGACGGGTCTTCCGTATCACCGACCGCACCTGGCGCGGCATCGGCCCGCTGCCCGAAAGCGGGCTCGAACTCAGCCCGGAGTACGCGGAGTTCGACGCCGCACGCCGCTTCGGCGTCACGGACCTGCGCTCCGCCGAGCACCCCGAGTGCATCGCGGGCGCCATTCTCACCGGCGCCCGGAAACCGACCGACTGCGCCGCCTACGGCACCCGCTGCACGCCGCGCACTCCGCTCGGCGCGCCCATGGTGTCCGCCGAGGGCACCTGCGCCGCCTACTTCGCGGCCGGACGCGCCCGCATCGCCCTCGCAGGGAGCCCACCATGACGCCCCAGTGCACCACGCCGCGACACGAGGACGAGCGGGTGCTGCTCGGCCACGGCGCGGGCGGCCGGCTCACCGCCGAACTCCTCGACGCGCTCCTGCTCCCCGCCATCGGAGCGCCGGCCGGACCGCTGGAGGACGCCGCCACCCTGCCTCCCATAGGCCTGCCGGTCATCAGCACGGACAGCTTCGTCGTCAGCCCGCTGTCCTTCCCCGGCGGCGACATCGGCTCCCTCGCCGTCCACGGCACCGTCAATGACCTCGCCATGCGCGGCGCCCAACCCGTCGCCCTCGCCGTCTCCCTCATCATCGAGGAGGGCCTGCCGCTGGCCGAGCTGAGGTCGGTGGTGGAATCGCTGGGCAAGGCCGCCGCCGAGGCGGAGGTGCCGGTGGTCACCGGGGACACCAAGGTCGTCGGGCGCGGTGCCGCCGACCGGCTGTTCATCACCACCACCGGCATCGGCCGGCGCATCCCCGCTCTCCACCCCTCGGCGGCACGCGCCCAACCCCACGACGCCATCCTGCTCTCCGGCCCCATCGGCCTGCACGGCACCGCCGTGCTCAGCACCCGCGAGGGCCTGGGCTTCGAGGCCGACATCACCTCCGACTCCCGCCCGCTGCACCGCCTCGTCAAGGCTCTGGCCTGCTTCGCCGACGACCTCCACACCCTGCGCGACCCCACCCGCGGCGGCCTCGCCGCGACCCTCAACGAGATCGCCGAGGCATCCGGCACCGGAGCAGAGATCGACGAAAGCGCGCTGCCCGTGCCCGGCCCCGTCGCCGCCGCCTGCGATCTGCTCGGACTCGACCTCTTGCACGTCGCCAACGAGGGCTGCCTGGTCGCCTACGTACCGGAAGCCCGGGCGGACGACGTGCTGCACACCATGCGTCGCGCCCCCGAAGGCGCGTCAGCGGTGCGCATCGGCCGGACGACCGCCGTCCATCCCCGACGTGTGGACCTGCTCACCCGCGTCGGCTCCCGGCGCGTCGTCGACATGCCGCTGGGCGAGCAGCTGCCCCGTATCTGCTGACGGGCCGGACGAGGAGGAAGCATGCGCGTGTTCATCGGTTACGCTGGAGAACACGGATCCACCCGCGGCGTCGCCGAACGCATCGCGGCCACGCTGACCGGGCGGGGCCTTCAGGCGGACATCGCGGATCTGGCCGACGAGTGTGCCGCGGCCCCCGGCCACGACGCCTGCGTGCTCGGCAGTGCCATTCACAACGGCCGCTGGATGCCCGCGGCCGCCGAGTACGTACGCCGCTACACCCCCGAACTCGCCCGCCGGCCCCTGTGGCTGTTCAGCGTCGGCCTGGCCCGCGTCCTCGGCGGCCCCTTCGAACGGTGGTCCCGGAACCCGGACCCGCTGCCCGCCGTACGCGACCTCCTCTCCCCCGTGGACCACCGCCTGCTGGCAGGCGCCTTCGAGCGGGAGCACACCTCCCTTCTCGGGCACCTGGTCTTCCGGGCCATGGGCGGCCACTACGGGGACCACCGGGACTGGCAGGAAATCGACGCATGGGCCGAAGGCATCGCGCACCGACTGCTGTCGGCCCCGTCCGAGAAGGAGCACCATCGGAACCAACCCGCAGCGACGGAGTGATGTTCCGATGACGGCATCCGAACCGGCCGGGCCGGGCCCCATCCGGGTCTTTCTGCTGGACGACCACGAGATGGTGCGCCGGGGCGTGCGCGATCTGCTCGACGGCGAACCGGACATCGAGGTGGTGGGCGAGGCCGCCGACCGGCGCGAAGCCCTGGCCCGGGGGCCCGCCCTGCGACCACATGTCGCGCTATTGGACGTACGGCTCGGTCCGGGCAGTCCGGAAGGCGACCACGAGGGCATCGAGGCGTGCCGCGAACTGCGCGCCCGGATGCCGGAACTGGCCTGTCTGATGCTGACGTCCTTCGATGACGACGAAGCGCTCTTCGACGCCGTCATGGCGGGCGCGTCCGGTTACGTCCTCAAGCAGATCAAGGGCTCCGACCTGGTGTCGGCGGTGCGGACGGTGGCGTCGGGCGCGTCCCTGCTCGACCCGGGCGCGACCGCACGGCTCATGGCCCGCGTACGCGGCGAGACCGACCCCGTACCGCCCGAGCTGGCCCGCCTCTCCCCCCGGGAGCGGGAAATCCTCGAACTCGTCGGCGAGGGCCTGACCAACGGGCAGATCGCCCAGCGGCTGTACCTGGCGGAGAAGACGGTCAAGAACCGCATCTCCTCGATTCTCGCCAAGCTCGGCGTCGGCCGCCGTATCCAGGCCGCGGTGCTGGCCGAAAAGATCCGGCACCGCGATCCGGCAGCCGACGAACCGGGGTGAGCGGCCGAAGAAGAGGACTCTCCGGACCGCCCCAGGTGCGCCCGGTTAGGCATGCGGTACGACGGCCACCGGGCACCGGGCGTGGTGGAGCACGGCGTGGTTGACCGGGCCCAGTTGCAGGCCGCGGGTGTGCCGGTGGCGTTCGGCGCCGACCACCAGGAGGTCCGCGCCGGCCGCGGCGGCGAGGAGGACATCGCGGGGGTTGCCCTCGGCCGGCCGGGGCGTCACGGGCACCTCGGGGTGCTCGCACGCCACGGGAGCGAGAGCGGCTTCGAGGGTGTCCGCGGCGCGTCGGATGTGCTCCTCGCGCCGCTTGTTGTGCGTCCCGCTCTCCTCGGCGAGCCCGCTGCCCGGGCACCGCCAGACGTGTACGGCCTCGATCTCCCCGCGGCGCAGGGCCGCCTCGCCATACGCGAAGGCGACCGTCGCCTCGCTGCCGGCGCCCTCGCCGACACCGACGACGATCCGGCCGCCCCGGCCCGGTGGGGGCCCGGTCCGCCCTTCGCCCCGTACGACGATGACCGGGCAATGCGCCCGCCCTGCCACCGTCAGGCTCACCGTCCCCAGCAGCAGGGACGCCAGTTCGCCGCGGCCCCGGTGCCCCACGACCAGCAGCGCAGCGGCGCGGGACTCCACGGTCAGTGCTACGGCGGGCTCCTCCGGCACCGCCTGAGCCGTCACCTGCGGGCCGCCGGCCCACCGTGCGGCCCGCTCGACCGCGTCGGAGAGCACCCGCTCCTCCGCCTTCTTCTCCTCGGCAGCCCCTTCTCCGTAGCGCTCCCAGAGCGACGCGTGCACGATGCGCAGCGGCAGGCCGCGAAGCCGGGCCTCTTCGGCTGCCCAGTCCAGCGCGTGCATACCGGCGTCGGATCCGTCCACGCCCACCACGACAGGTCGTTCCACCCCGGCCACCGCCTTCCCGGACATCGGCTGCCCGCAGCATGCGCCCGCCCGCTGCCGCCGCGCAGGGGTGGTTCGGGGCATGCCGAGGGCCATTCGGCCCCAAGCGGGCGGGCACGGTGAGGCCGCATTCTGGCGGGGCAGGGCCTGACGTCCCGGGCACCCCGGCGGTGACCGGGAGCCCGGCCCGGCCGCAGGTCCATCGACCGGTCGCCTTTCGGACAGGAGAGTCCCGTGGCACAGGCGCCCCGCATCGCGGTGATCGGCGTCGGCAACACGTTCCGCCGCGACGACGGAATCGGACCGGCCGTCGTGCGACGGCTGCGTGAGCGGGCCGTGGAGCGCCCGCTGCCGCCGTCGGTCGAACTCGCGGACTGTGACGGTGAGAGCGGACGGCTGATGTCCCTGTGGGAAGGCGCGGAGCTGGCCATCGTGATCGACGCCGCCCATGCCCACCCCGGCCGCCCCGGCCGCGTCCACCGCTTCGGCCTCGAAGGCCCGTACGCCAGCCCGGCCGCCACCAGTTCGCACGGCCTGGGCCTGGGGGAAGCCATCGAGCTGTCCAACGTGCTGGGCCGCTTGCCGGACAGACTGCTCGTCCTCGCCGTCGAGGGAGCGGACCGTTCCCTGGGCACCGGACTGACGCCGGCCGTCGCCGCGGTCGTCGACCGTCTCGCCGCGACCGTGGAGGCGGAGATCACCCTGCACCGCGACGCCCGTGCGCGGCGCACCGGCCACCGCGTCGACGGCGAGCCCCGTCCGGCGGACGGGTGAGGGCCGTGGGCAGCAACCGGGAGGCACGGCGCTTCGAGGTGTACGGCACGGTCCAGGGCGTCGGCTTCCGCCCGTTCGTGCAGCGCCTCGCCACCGGGCTGCACCTGGACGGCTGGGTGCGCAACGTCGACGGCCATGTCGTCATCGACACCGCCGGGACTTCGCAGTCGCTGCGCCGGTTCGCCGACGCCCTGCGCGCTCAGGCGCCGCCGCTGTCCGTCATACGCCGGATCCACAGCTCTCGCGGTGTCCCCGAACTCCCTGAGCCGGGCAGCGGGTTCACCGTACGCGCCAGCGTCGCCGGCGACAGGCGGCCGGCGCCGCGCGAGATCCCGGCGGACACGGCGACCTGTGACGCCTGCCTGGCCGAGCTGTTCGCCCCACGGAACCGGCGCTACCGCTACCCGTTCATCAACTGCACCGACTGCGGACCGCGCGCCACCGTGATCACGGGCCTCCCCTACGACCGGCCCCGTACGACGATGCGCTCCTTCCCGCTGTGCCCGGCGTGCGCGGCCGAGTACCGTGACCCGTCCGACCGGCGCTTCCATGCCGAGCCGCTGGCCTGCCCCGCCTGCGGGCCCCGCCTGTCGTGGCACGCGGACGGGCGGGACGCGACCGGTCCGGCCGCTCTCCGGTCCGCCGAGGAACTGATCGCGGACGGCGGTATCGTCGCCGTCAAAGGTCTGGGCGGCTACCAGCTCGTCTGCGACGCGGAACAGGCACCGGCCGTGCTGCGCCTGCGCCGCCGCAAGCACCGGCCGCACAAACCGCTCGCCGTGATGGTCGCCGATCTGGCCGCGGCCCACCGCATCGCCCGGCCCACCCGTACCGAAAGCCGCCTGCTCGTCTCCCCCGCCCGGCCCGTGGTGCTGGTCACGGACGGACCGTCCGGCGGGACGGCCGCCGGGGCCGTCCATCCCGGCACCGGACGCGTCGGGCTCTTCCTGCCCTCGACCGGGCTTCACCACCTTCTCCTGCGCGACCTGGACCGGCCGCTGGTGGTCACCAGCGGCAATCTCGCCGGCGAACCGATCGCGACCGCGGACGCCGACGCCCGCGAACGCCTCGCCGGGATCGCCGACGGCTTCCTGGCCCACAACCGTCCGATCGCCGCCCGCTACGACGACTCCGTGACGCAGGCCGTACGAGGACATGTCCTGACCATCCGGCGGGCCCGCGGATATGCCCCCGCTCCCCTGCGGCTCCCGGTGCCGACCCGTACGCCGGTCGTGGCAGCCGGTGCGCAGAGCAAGCACACCGTGACGGTGGCCGTCGGCGGCAGCGCCGTGACGGGCCCGCACACCGGGGACCTGTCCGACGCCCGCACCATGGAAGCCTTCGAGCGCTGCTACGCGGACCTCGTGGCCCTCACCGGCGTGACTCCGCAGGCCGTGGCACACGACCTGCACCCCGGCTACCTGTCCACCCAGTGGGCGGCTGCGCATTTCGCGCCCGAGCGGCGCGTCGCGGTCCAGCACCACCACGCCCACATCGCCGCCTGCGCCGCCGAGCACCGGCTGCGCGGCCCCTTCCTCGGCATCGCCTACGACGGCCTGGGCTTCGGGGACGACGGCACGCTGTGGGGCGGTGAAATCCTGGTCGCCGACTACACCGGTTATCGGCGCGTCGGCCGCTTCGCCACCGCTCCGCTGCCCGGCGGCGAGGCCGCGGTCCGGCGCCCGGCGCGGATGGCGCTCGGCTACCTCCACGGCCTCGAACCGCTCGGTGTGCCGCCTCCGTCACCCGAACTGGCCCGGCAGTTCACCGAGCGGCTGGACGCACGCGAGGTCACCACGGTCCGCACCATGGTCGTACGTGGCCTCAACTGCCCCCGCGCCTCCAGCGCCGGCCGCCTCTTCGACGCCGCTGCCGCCCTGCTCGGACTCGTCCCCGGTGAGATCTCCTACGAGGGGCAGGCCGCCGTAGCCCTGGAGAACGCCGCCGGCACCGCGCGCCACGCCGCCCTGCCCTGGCGCCTGATCCGCGCCGACGGGCTGTGGGTCTACGACCCGGCACCCACCCTGACCGCCCTCCTCGGCCAACTCGGCGCCGGCACACCCGTACCGCTGCTGGCCGCCGCCTTCCACACCACGATCGCCGAAGTCACGGCCGCACTGGCCGAGCGGGCCGTCGCCGGTGGCGCCCCGCGCACCGTCTGCCTGGCGGGCGGCTGCTTCGTCAACCGCCGTCTGCTGAGCGACGTGCGGCGGCTGCTGCGCGCCCAGGGCATGCGGGTGCTGGCCGGCAGCGCCGTGCCCGTCGGGGACGGCGGCATCAGCTACGGCCAGGCGGTGATCGCCGCCGCCCGCCTGAAAGGGGGCTGACACCACATGTGCCTGGGCATCCCGGGACGCGTCCTGGAGACGTACGAGAGCGCCGGACTGCGCATGGCCCGCGTGGACTTCGGCGGCATCCGCCGCGAAGCGTGCCTGGAGTACACGCCGGAGGCCGGCGTCGGCGACTACGTCGTCGTGCACGTCGGCTTCGCCATCACCACCGTCGACGAGACCGAGGCGGCCCGCACGCTCGCCGTACTGCGGGCGATGTCGGACGCCGTGGCGGGCGAGCTGGGCGAACCGCTGCCCGCCGGGAAATCCACCGAGGAGTCAGGATAATGGTCACCACCTCGCCCCAGCAGGGCCCGTTCGCGCTCTCCCACGGTGCGACGGCCCACCGCTCGGCCCTCATCACCGCCGAGACCCGTCCCTCGCCGCTCATCCGGTACCACGCGCTGATCGTCGGCATCGAGGGGGTGGTCACCGACACCGCGCGCATCCACGCCGGGGCCTGGCAGCGCACCTTCGACACCTTCTTCCGGCGGGCCGAGCACCTCCCGCGGCACATCACCCGGCCCTTCGATCCGGACGGCGACTTCCGCCGGTTCTTCCAGGGACGCGCCCGCGCCGACGGTGTCCAGGCGTTCCTGAGCGCGCGCGGCATCCCGCCGCCGGAGGACGAAGGCGCCTGGGCACCGGCGAGCCGTACCGTGCGGACGCTCGTCGCCCAGGAGGACCGGCTGTTCGACGCGTACATGCAGCGCCACGGTGTGCCCGTCTGGCCGGACAGCCTGCGGCTGGTCGGCGCCATGCGCCGGCACGCGGTGCCGGTCGCCGCGGTGTCCGCCTCCCGCCGCGCGCACGCCCTGCTGGCGGCGGCGGGCGTACAGCACCGCTTCGACGCCGTGGTGGACGGGCGCGACCGGGCCCGTCCGCGCCACTCCGCCGGTCCCGACCCGGCCCTGCTGCGGGAGGCCGTCCGGCGGTTGCGGGCCACGCCCCTGCGCACCGCCGTGGTGGTCGCTGCGCCCGCCTGGGTGACCGCGGCCCGGCGGTGCGGCTTCGGTCTCGTGGTCGGCCTGGACCGGGAGGGCCGGGCGGAGTACGCGGGCGAACTCTACGAGCGGGGCGCCGGTCACGTGGTGGGCGGGCTGGCCGAGCTGATTCCCGCCACCTGACGTACGTCCTCGGCCGAGGGCCAGGGCCGAGTGGCCCGGGCCGGTCCCGTACGGCCCATGGGAAGCCCCGCGCGGGCCACGGAATCTGGAAGCAGAACCCGTTCCAGCCGAGGAGCTGCGATGACGAGCACCGAGCGGCCCGGAAACAGTGTGTACGCGCTGCTGTCCGACGGCACCACGGTCCGCATACGGCCCGCCTGCCCGGAGGACCGGGAACGGGTGCTGCGCCTGTTCACCGGCATGTCCCCGGAGAATCTGCGGCTGCGGTTCTTCACCGCGGGGCCCGGGTCCGCGGAGGCAGCCGCGGAACGCATCAGCTCCCCCGGCGCCCCGGGCGACCACGCTCTGCTCGCGCTGGTGGGTGACGAGGTCACCGGTACGGCGGAGTTCCACCGCTCCCCCGCCGACCGGGAGACGGCGGACATCGGGCTCGCGGTCGCCGACGCCTGGCACGGCCGCGGCATCGGGACCCTACTGCTGGAGCATCTGGTGCACGCCGCCCGCGCTGCCGGCATCCGCAGGTTCACCGCCGACGCCCTGACCGAGAACCACCTCATGCTCAAGGTGATCTCCGATCTCGGCCTGCGCACCGCGCGGCGCTTCCACGGCCCCGAGGTCCGCTGCACCATCGAACTCACCGAGGACGAGCCGTATCTGAGCGCGGTGGACGAACGCGGGCGCGCCGCCGGTGTCGCCAGCCTGGAGCCGCTGCTGCGGCCCGCCTCGGTCGTCGTGATCGGCGCCGGCCGGTCACCGTCATCGGTCGGCCGCGCACTCCTCGGCAACCTCCGGGCCCACGGCTTCACCGGACAGCTCGCCGCCGTCAACCCGCACGCCGACGCCATCGACGGCACACCCTGTCACCCGTCCGTCGGCCAACTCCCCTACGTCCCGGACCTGGCGGTCCTGGCCGTCCCCGCCACCGCCGTACCCGATGCCGCCGAACAGTGCGGCAAACACGGTGTGAAGGCCCTGGTCACCGTCGCCTCCGGACTCGACGACGGCCAGGCGGCGGAGCTGCTGGCCGCCTGCCGGCGCCACGGGATGCGGCTGGTGGGCCCCAACTGCCTGGGCCTGGCCAACACCGAGCAGACCGTACGGCTGGACGCGACCTTCGCCGCGGCACCACCCCGTGCGGGCACCGCCGGGGTCGCCGTGCAGTCCGGCGGGGTGGGCATCGCGCTGCTCGGCGCGCTGTCCCGGCTCGGCATCGGCGTGTCCTCCTTCGTCTCGCTCGGCGACAAGTACGACGTCAGCGGCAACGACCTGTTGCAGTGGTGGGAGAGCGACGGCGTCACCGATCTGGCGCTGCTGCACCTGGAGTCGTTCGGCAACCCGCGCGGCTTCTCCCGCACCGCGCGCCGGGTGGCCCGTACGGTGCCCGTCCTGACCGTGGACGCGGGCCGTTCGGAGGCCGGGCGCCGTGCCGCCGCCTCGCACACCTCCGCGATCGTCACTCCCACCATGACCCGCCGGGCCCTGTTCCAGCAGGCCGGGATCATCGCCACCGACAGCGTCGGTGATCTCGTCGCCACCGCCGCCCTGCTGCGTTCCCAGCCACTGCCGGCCGGTGCGCGCGTCGCCGTGGTCAGCAACGCGGGCGGCGCGGCCGTCCTGGCCGCCGACGCCTGTGCCGAAGCCGGACTGACGATCCCGGAGCTGCCGGGGCCGCTCATCGCCGACCTGCTCGGCGTGCTCCCGCCCACGGCCCGGGCCGTCAACCCGGTGGACACCACGGCCGCCGTCTCCGGGAAGCAGCTGGCGGCCTGCCTGGACCTGCTGGCCCGGCACGGCGCCGTGGACGCCGTAATCGTCGCGCTGGTCCCCACCGCCCTGTCCGCCGCGACCGGGGACGACCCGGCCAGGGCCCTCGTCCCGCCGTCCGGGACGAGGGCCCGGCCACTCGCCGCGGTCCTCCTCGACCAGGCCGAGCCCGTACGGCTGCTCCAAGGCGGTGCCGCCACCGTTCCGGCGTACGCCGAACCGTCGTCCGCCGCGCGGGCACTGGCCCGCGCCGTCTCGTACGCCCACTGGCGTGCCGAGCCGTCGGGCACGGTACCGGCCTTGGATGGCGTGGACAGCGCAACGGCCGCCGCGCTCGTGGCCGACTTCCTGGCCCGCAATCCAAACGGTGGCTGGGCCGGGCCCCAGTTGTGCGCGGCGCTGCTGGACGCGTACGGCATTCCGCAGTCGCCGTGGGCATGGGTCACCGGCCCCGACGCGGCGGCGGCCGCGGCCGAACGGCTCGGCGGCGGCCGGATGGCGCTCAAGGCGTACTGGCCCGGACTGCTGCACAAGACCGACGTGGGAGCGCTGCGCCTGGACCTGGAAGGACCGCGGAGCATCCGCGACGCGTACACGGAACTGGCCCGGAACTTCGCCGGTGTGATGACGGGGGCGGTGGTGCAGCCGATGGCCGCACGCGGCATCGAACTGGTCGCGGGCGTCGTCCAGGACCAGGTGTTCGGGCCCCTGGTGCTCTTCGGCCTCGGCGGCACCGCCACCGAGGTCCTGGCCGACCACGCCGCCCGCCTCGCGCCGCTCACCGACCTGGACGCGCACGCGCTGATCACCGCTCCCCGGTGCGCGCCCCTGCTGTTCGGCCACCGCACCGGCCGGACGGCGGACCTCGAAGGGCTCGAACAGCTGCTGCTGCGCCTGTCCCGGATGGCCTGCGACCTTCCCCAGCTGGCCGAGGCCGACCTCAATCCCGTACTCGTCCGGCCGGACGCCGTCCTGCCCCTGGACGTCCGTATCCGCCTGCTCCCGCACACCGCGCGGAACCCGTATCTGCGCCGGCTGCGCGCCCGCTGACCGGCTCCGCCCCAGGAGGCTGTGATGACCCGAGCATCAACCCCCTTCTCCCACCGGGTGATCGTCGGATTCGACGGCTCCGACCCTGCCGTACGCGCCCTCGACCACGCCACCGACGAGGCCGCCCGCCGCGGCACCGCACTGGAGATCATCTGCGGCTGGCCCTGGGGCAAGCACCCGCTGCCCGACTACGGCGTCACCGACGACACCGGCAAGCTCCTCTACAGCAGCGCCCGCCGCATGATGGACACCGCCATCGAACGCGTGCGGGCCCGCGCCGCCCAGGTGGCCGTCAGCGAGACCCTGACGACGGAGACGGCGGCGCGCGCCCTGCTGCGCTGCGGACGCGACGCCGCCCTCACCGTGGTCGGCACCCGCGGCCACGGCGGCTTCGCCGGACTGCTGCTGGGCTCGGTGAGCCTGCGCGTGGCGGCCCACTGCACCACGCCGCTCATGGTCGTACGCGGCGATCAGGACGCCGACGAGCACCACCGCGTCCTCATCGGCGTCGCATCCGACGCGGACACCGACGCCCTCCACTTCGCCTTCCGGGAAGCCAGGCGGCGCGGATGCGCCCTACGGGTGCTGCACGCCTGGCAGTCCCCCGCGGCACCCCATGGCTCCCACGCCGCGTCGTACCACCTGTCCCGGGACGAACTGGAGCAGCTGCGCAAGGGAGCCGAAACGGTTTCGCAGCACGCCGTCGCACCGCTGCGCGAGGCCTACCCGGACATCGACGTCCACCCGGACACGGTCTGCCTGGGCGCGGGCAAAGCCCTCGTGGAAGCGAGCCGGAACGCCGACGTGGCCGTACTGGCCGCCCACCGCCGCCCCCGTCACATCGGCCTGCAACTCGGCCCGGTCACCCACGCGATGCTGCACCACGCGCACTGCCCGGTCGTCCTCGTACCCGTTGGCTGAGCGGCGGGCCGTCCCGAGACACACCACGGAGCCGGAAGGAGCACAGAAGATGAAGCACCGGCTGATCGACCAGGTCATGAACCGGGACGTCGTCACCACGTCTCCCGAAGTGCCCTTCAAGGAGGTCGCCGACCTGCTGGCACGGCACGCCATCAGCGGAGTGCCCGTCGTGGACCGGGACGACAAGGTACTGGGCGTGGTCTCCGAGACCGACCTGATGTCCCACCAGGCCGCGCGGGACGACGACGCGCCGCGCCCGTGGTACGCGCTGCGCCGCCGCGCCAAGAGCGCCCGCGCGGCGCGGACGAAGGCCGGAGGCCGGACGGCCGGTGACCTGATGACCTCTCCCGCCGTCACCATCGGCCCCCGCCGGACCGTCGCCGAGGCCGCCCGGACCATGGCCGCGCACCGCGTCGAACGCCTCCCGGTGATCGACGAGGAGGGACGGCTCATGGGCATCGTCACCCGCAGCGACCTGCTCTCCGTCTTCCGCCGTCCCGACGGGGAGGTACGCGACGAGATCGTCGAGGACGTGCTCGTGCGCACGCTGTGGCTCGCCCCGCACACCATCGACGTGCGCGTCCTCGACGGCGTCGTCACCCTCACGGGCAAGCTTCAGCGCCGCAGCGAGGTCCCCATCGCGATTCGGCTGACCGGCCGCGTCGACGGCGTCGTGAGCGTCATCGACCACCTCTCCTACCAGGAGGACGACTCCCACCTGCGTCCCACCGAACAGGCCCTGCACGGCATCACCGAGGAATGGCTGCGGAAGATCTGACCGGCCCCATTTCTGGAAGGAGTTGAGCCCCATGACCGGACAACGCGTTCTCGTCGCCTACGGATCCCTGAACGGTGCGACGGCCGGCATCGCCGAGGAGATCGCGGCGATCCTCGAAAA includes:
- a CDS encoding bifunctional acetate--CoA ligase family protein/GNAT family N-acetyltransferase — protein: MTSTERPGNSVYALLSDGTTVRIRPACPEDRERVLRLFTGMSPENLRLRFFTAGPGSAEAAAERISSPGAPGDHALLALVGDEVTGTAEFHRSPADRETADIGLAVADAWHGRGIGTLLLEHLVHAARAAGIRRFTADALTENHLMLKVISDLGLRTARRFHGPEVRCTIELTEDEPYLSAVDERGRAAGVASLEPLLRPASVVVIGAGRSPSSVGRALLGNLRAHGFTGQLAAVNPHADAIDGTPCHPSVGQLPYVPDLAVLAVPATAVPDAAEQCGKHGVKALVTVASGLDDGQAAELLAACRRHGMRLVGPNCLGLANTEQTVRLDATFAAAPPRAGTAGVAVQSGGVGIALLGALSRLGIGVSSFVSLGDKYDVSGNDLLQWWESDGVTDLALLHLESFGNPRGFSRTARRVARTVPVLTVDAGRSEAGRRAAASHTSAIVTPTMTRRALFQQAGIIATDSVGDLVATAALLRSQPLPAGARVAVVSNAGGAAVLAADACAEAGLTIPELPGPLIADLLGVLPPTARAVNPVDTTAAVSGKQLAACLDLLARHGAVDAVIVALVPTALSAATGDDPARALVPPSGTRARPLAAVLLDQAEPVRLLQGGAATVPAYAEPSSAARALARAVSYAHWRAEPSGTVPALDGVDSATAAALVADFLARNPNGGWAGPQLCAALLDAYGIPQSPWAWVTGPDAAAAAAERLGGGRMALKAYWPGLLHKTDVGALRLDLEGPRSIRDAYTELARNFAGVMTGAVVQPMAARGIELVAGVVQDQVFGPLVLFGLGGTATEVLADHAARLAPLTDLDAHALITAPRCAPLLFGHRTGRTADLEGLEQLLLRLSRMACDLPQLAEADLNPVLVRPDAVLPLDVRIRLLPHTARNPYLRRLRAR
- a CDS encoding universal stress protein, whose amino-acid sequence is MTRASTPFSHRVIVGFDGSDPAVRALDHATDEAARRGTALEIICGWPWGKHPLPDYGVTDDTGKLLYSSARRMMDTAIERVRARAAQVAVSETLTTETAARALLRCGRDAALTVVGTRGHGGFAGLLLGSVSLRVAAHCTTPLMVVRGDQDADEHHRVLIGVASDADTDALHFAFREARRRGCALRVLHAWQSPAAPHGSHAASYHLSRDELEQLRKGAETVSQHAVAPLREAYPDIDVHPDTVCLGAGKALVEASRNADVAVLAAHRRPRHIGLQLGPVTHAMLHHAHCPVVLVPVG
- a CDS encoding CBS domain-containing protein, translating into MKHRLIDQVMNRDVVTTSPEVPFKEVADLLARHAISGVPVVDRDDKVLGVVSETDLMSHQAARDDDAPRPWYALRRRAKSARAARTKAGGRTAGDLMTSPAVTIGPRRTVAEAARTMAAHRVERLPVIDEEGRLMGIVTRSDLLSVFRRPDGEVRDEIVEDVLVRTLWLAPHTIDVRVLDGVVTLTGKLQRRSEVPIAIRLTGRVDGVVSVIDHLSYQEDDSHLRPTEQALHGITEEWLRKI